The Spirosoma foliorum genome has a window encoding:
- a CDS encoding esterase has product MTTNRVNYLLAALLLAGSHYTTAQQAHVNLDWNPQKNTQNLIPFGAAVISPEVRDDQTVTFRLKAPDAKQVMLTGGPMLLALKVKDPIPFQKGDDGLWTLTVGPVKPDIYVYKFIIDGVQVVDPNNTLTGFNDQPGYSNLVVQGDGPAYYDAKPVPHGAVTRHIYHSDVLNGEREIYVYTPPDYSPKKKYPVLYLVGGSGELASGWALDGRANFIADNLIAEGKMVPMLIAMPNNQVVHRTDPNHTEKTFPLFEEELKKQIIPFVDKTYSTRADRKGRALAGLSMGGRHTQLVGLKNLDLFSSFGVLSAGDLETEKVSAALLNDPAANQKVDYLLVGQGTGEVETIGKRAVALHEALQKHNVKHEYYVGGEGAHDWGTWRHLLYYKLLPNLWRK; this is encoded by the coding sequence ATGACTACGAACCGAGTCAATTATCTGCTTGCTGCCCTTTTGCTGGCAGGAAGCCACTATACAACGGCCCAGCAGGCGCACGTTAATCTGGACTGGAATCCGCAAAAAAATACCCAGAATCTGATTCCGTTTGGCGCTGCCGTCATCTCCCCAGAAGTTCGCGATGATCAAACCGTAACGTTTCGGCTCAAAGCGCCTGATGCGAAGCAGGTGATGCTAACAGGTGGACCAATGTTGCTGGCGTTGAAAGTGAAAGATCCTATTCCGTTTCAAAAAGGCGACGACGGGCTTTGGACGCTAACCGTTGGGCCAGTCAAGCCCGATATTTACGTCTATAAATTTATCATCGACGGTGTTCAGGTTGTTGATCCGAACAACACCCTGACGGGCTTCAATGACCAACCGGGCTATAGCAATCTAGTCGTTCAGGGCGATGGTCCAGCCTATTACGATGCCAAACCGGTACCACATGGTGCAGTAACGCGGCATATTTACCATTCCGATGTGCTGAATGGCGAACGGGAAATCTATGTCTACACGCCACCAGATTATTCGCCCAAAAAGAAATACCCAGTTCTGTATCTGGTCGGTGGTAGTGGCGAACTGGCATCGGGTTGGGCGCTCGATGGACGGGCCAATTTCATCGCAGATAACCTGATTGCCGAGGGCAAAATGGTCCCTATGCTGATTGCGATGCCCAACAATCAGGTTGTTCACCGCACCGACCCGAATCATACCGAGAAAACCTTTCCGCTGTTTGAAGAAGAGCTAAAAAAGCAGATTATTCCTTTTGTCGACAAGACCTACAGTACTCGTGCCGACCGAAAAGGGCGTGCCTTGGCGGGCCTGTCGATGGGTGGACGACACACGCAGTTGGTGGGGCTTAAAAACCTCGATTTGTTCAGCTCGTTTGGTGTTTTGAGCGCGGGTGATCTGGAGACGGAGAAAGTGAGTGCGGCCTTATTGAACGATCCGGCTGCTAATCAGAAAGTAGATTACTTACTGGTTGGGCAGGGGACGGGCGAAGTAGAGACCATTGGCAAACGGGCCGTGGCCTTGCATGAGGCCTTGCAGAAACACAACGTCAAGCATGAGTATTATGTCGGTGGAGAAGGTGCCCACGATTGGGGAACCTGGCGGCATTTGCTGTATTATAAATTACTGCCAAACCTCTGGCGGAAATAG
- a CDS encoding esterase, producing the protein MKTLPNARHCALTLCAMLVSMGAMAQMPQKTPNDTLKSPKVLDDKRVMIQIYAPKASEVTVGGDFLSSPKPLSLTKNDQGVWSVLIGPLKPDYYSYTLMVDGVRTMDPKNPVIKQGISSLENMMALTGPETAFEDNKAVPHGEVREVWYSSNTLGMMRRMHVYTPPGYEKGTTKYPVFYLLHGGGDDDSGWNTIGRSGFILDNLIAAGKAKPMIVVMPNGSMPLPPQTGMPDANTMNRMRDLFSSELLKDVMPTVEKSYRTLTTPESRAIAGLSMGGFQTLDLTLTRPELFNYVGVFSSGFFGATADEADTKYAKVLNDPSFNKGKKLFWVAIGKDDFVMDANKKTLAMLDKHNIKYQYKETSGGHTWVNWRQYLNEYTPMLFK; encoded by the coding sequence ATGAAAACCTTACCTAATGCCCGCCATTGTGCGCTGACCCTCTGTGCAATGCTGGTTTCAATGGGAGCAATGGCCCAAATGCCCCAGAAAACGCCCAATGATACCTTGAAATCGCCTAAGGTGCTGGACGACAAACGAGTGATGATTCAGATTTACGCTCCTAAAGCGAGCGAAGTAACGGTAGGCGGGGACTTCCTGTCCAGCCCAAAACCACTTAGCCTGACCAAAAACGATCAAGGGGTATGGTCGGTGTTGATTGGACCGCTGAAACCCGATTATTATTCGTACACGCTCATGGTGGATGGCGTGCGGACGATGGACCCCAAGAATCCGGTGATCAAACAGGGCATCAGCAGTTTAGAAAATATGATGGCGCTCACTGGTCCGGAAACCGCTTTTGAAGACAATAAGGCGGTTCCTCATGGCGAAGTCCGGGAGGTTTGGTACTCATCGAATACCTTGGGTATGATGCGTCGGATGCACGTGTATACCCCACCAGGTTACGAAAAAGGGACCACGAAATACCCTGTATTTTATCTGTTGCACGGTGGTGGTGATGACGATTCGGGTTGGAATACCATTGGTCGGTCGGGCTTTATTCTGGACAATCTGATTGCAGCCGGGAAAGCAAAACCGATGATCGTTGTAATGCCGAACGGTAGTATGCCATTGCCCCCACAAACAGGTATGCCCGATGCGAATACGATGAATCGCATGCGGGATTTGTTCTCCAGCGAATTACTGAAAGACGTAATGCCTACGGTTGAGAAAAGCTATCGGACATTAACTACGCCCGAAAGCAGAGCGATTGCTGGTTTATCGATGGGCGGCTTCCAAACGCTGGACCTTACCCTGACACGTCCCGAATTGTTCAACTATGTTGGTGTATTCAGCTCGGGTTTCTTTGGCGCGACCGCTGACGAAGCTGATACAAAATACGCCAAAGTCCTGAACGATCCTTCGTTCAACAAAGGCAAAAAACTGTTTTGGGTAGCCATTGGTAAAGATGATTTTGTGATGGATGCTAACAAGAAAACGCTGGCCATGCTCGATAAGCACAACATCAAATACCAGTACAAAGAAACATCTGGTGGCCACACCTGGGTTAACTGGCGCCAGTACCTCAATGAATACACGCCTATGCTGTTTAAGTAG
- a CDS encoding alpha/beta hydrolase has product MNLIRLFLFFTFLNVSAFSFAAKVDTLDIPSAAMQKNLRAGIILPNSYAKSKSTYPVLYLLHGGGGKFSDWLAKTPDKMLLHNLADQYNLIIVTPEGEPLSGYLDSPIQKDNLFETYITKEVIEKIDNTYRTIRDRKGRVITGLSMGGHGALYLSTRHPDLYCAAGSMSGALDLSATHWKITPEFAKQIAPQFARILGPVGSTPDLYALNSVVNMADKIKANGLPLIIDCGVDDFLIEPNRELHRRLVYNQTPHDYTEHPGGHTWEYWENSLPFHVLFFSKILKGNGALTP; this is encoded by the coding sequence ATGAACTTAATTCGACTCTTTCTCTTCTTTACCTTCCTAAACGTATCTGCCTTTTCATTCGCGGCCAAAGTCGATACGTTGGACATTCCATCGGCGGCTATGCAGAAGAACCTGCGGGCTGGTATCATTCTTCCCAACTCCTATGCGAAAAGCAAGTCGACTTATCCGGTGTTGTATCTGCTACATGGTGGCGGAGGTAAATTCAGCGACTGGCTGGCCAAAACACCCGACAAGATGCTGTTGCATAACCTGGCCGATCAGTACAACCTGATTATTGTGACGCCAGAAGGAGAGCCGTTGAGTGGCTATTTAGACAGCCCAATTCAGAAAGACAATCTGTTTGAAACCTACATCACCAAGGAGGTCATCGAGAAGATTGATAACACCTATCGGACAATTCGTGATCGGAAAGGACGGGTCATAACGGGCTTGAGTATGGGTGGTCATGGAGCCCTATATCTATCTACCCGCCACCCGGATTTGTATTGCGCAGCTGGTAGCATGAGTGGTGCATTGGATCTGAGTGCAACCCATTGGAAAATTACCCCTGAGTTTGCCAAACAGATTGCTCCCCAATTTGCCCGGATTCTGGGACCAGTTGGTTCAACACCTGATTTATATGCGTTGAATTCGGTAGTCAATATGGCCGATAAGATAAAGGCGAATGGCTTACCGCTGATCATTGATTGTGGTGTCGATGATTTTTTGATTGAACCGAATCGGGAGTTGCATCGCCGATTGGTCTATAACCAGACACCACATGATTATACCGAACATCCCGGCGGCCATACCTGGGAATATTGGGAGAACTCACTACCTTTCCACGTGCTGTTTTTTAGCAAAATTTTGAAAGGTAATGGCGCACTGACGCCTTAA
- a CDS encoding glycosyl hydrolase — translation MRRRTFLKNTSAAGIVALVTPSGVIEVSAKSASSDIKATEAFVDAFVNPPMSARAQVWWHWMNGNVTADGITRDLEAMQQIGIGGFQNFDAGTGIPKGPVVYLSPEWLSLKQHAMKEADRLGLEFTMHNCPGWSSSGGPWITPELAMQEITWSEAYATGGKAVTITLPQPLSKLDYYRDVAVLAFPSLPGEGSLEALANTVTASGSTSSSTPAALAGSEGVTVQPASEGQPAYLLIEFKQPYEARSISFLSKSVGKQTGGGGGFGGGPQLTLEASDDGTQFRKVLTGSAGRSNDYARSLAEFTPVKAKYFRIVSLGARQFAQLSFSGTARLADWQKKTNKDFGVMGVSNDQEGAGQAAINLSSIVDVSSFMNKDGVLIWNAPAGNWTILRLGYTPNGELNRSAPDTGIGLECDKYSQAAIDFHFNKMMENLLPTLKPLTQKGKVGLLIDSYEVGMQNWTPQFDQEFRQRNGYSLLTYLPTLTGRLVGTIDTTERFLWDFRRTQADLMADNYYGRFRELCHQQGIVAYAEPYDRGPMEEMQIGARVDVNMGEFWNGLSSLFQNNLTMRRTTKLAASIAHTNGKQVGGGTPANPQIVGAEAFTGEPESSRWQEYPFAMKALGDKMFTQGLNRIIFHRYAHQPHPTALPGMTMGPWGIHFDRTTTWWKQGRAWLDYLARCQSLLQQGLFVADLAYFTGEEGNEYTKVEPHELTPTPPAHGYDYDLINGETLVRQAKVENGNLSLPDGMSYRVLVLQDHKALSLELLRKLRGLVNSGLMLIGARPATSLGLRGQTTGSSEFSQLATEIWGSINGTTVTENRLGKGRVFWGKSVQDVLETLEVNPDVEVTSRSGDAPIMWIHRRIGDAHMYFLSNQRRTNEELVCTFRVAGKQPELWDATTGKLTPIPFYETVEHETWSGNFKPSQTRLPISLEPAGSIFIVFRSPAKQKSLKSISSGNQTLLTTKLFETFVSSVETKVANNFTISLWAKPELNIMLSPTGFMQHVKDPWTDYYAIYPSSGTVFGAGHAVCGLTIGRNGVAVWERTTGKPVFRMAATTTISGWSHVALVYKSGIPSIFVNGKLIQEGKSGENIIHPSPSFGKAYLNDGASFYNGDMTSPELFPEVLTDDRIRQLAAQPKLPTSSLPKVEMAQHGKSALLFWQNGQYELQDKADHATSLTVSGINSPTELAGDWQVSFPPNMGAPEQITLSKLIPLNTHSQDGVKYFSGTATYAKTLTIPATAKAKGKQLFLDLGQVEVIANVIVNGKDLGTLWKRPYRIDITDAVNVGANKLEIKVTNLWPNRLIGDEQLPDPDKFTPGGGAGGFVSLSNGAIVELPAWYKEGKPKPADGRVTFTTWKHYNKDSPLLESGLIGPVVLRVAELKLIS, via the coding sequence ATGAGAAGACGTACATTTCTGAAAAACACCTCTGCCGCTGGTATCGTAGCGTTGGTTACGCCATCGGGAGTTATTGAGGTTTCTGCTAAATCAGCTTCCTCAGATATAAAAGCTACCGAAGCCTTTGTCGATGCGTTCGTAAATCCACCGATGTCGGCACGGGCGCAGGTCTGGTGGCACTGGATGAACGGCAATGTCACGGCCGATGGCATCACCCGCGATCTGGAAGCGATGCAACAAATCGGGATTGGTGGGTTTCAGAATTTCGATGCGGGTACTGGTATTCCCAAAGGCCCGGTTGTGTATTTAAGTCCCGAATGGCTCAGCCTGAAACAGCACGCCATGAAGGAGGCCGATCGGTTGGGACTGGAGTTTACGATGCACAACTGTCCCGGCTGGTCGTCGAGTGGTGGGCCGTGGATTACGCCCGAATTGGCCATGCAGGAGATTACCTGGAGCGAAGCTTACGCAACAGGTGGGAAGGCTGTAACCATAACCCTGCCCCAACCGCTTAGCAAGCTGGATTATTACCGCGATGTTGCCGTTCTGGCTTTCCCATCGCTGCCCGGCGAAGGTTCTTTGGAAGCATTGGCCAACACGGTTACGGCCAGTGGGAGTACGAGTTCTAGTACACCCGCTGCATTGGCGGGATCGGAAGGCGTAACGGTACAACCAGCCTCCGAAGGACAACCAGCGTATTTGCTCATTGAGTTCAAACAACCGTACGAAGCCCGATCGATTAGCTTTCTGAGTAAGTCAGTGGGTAAACAGACAGGCGGTGGTGGCGGTTTTGGAGGTGGACCACAACTAACCCTCGAAGCGTCAGACGATGGTACTCAGTTTCGAAAAGTACTAACTGGCAGTGCGGGCCGTTCCAATGACTATGCCCGTAGTCTGGCGGAATTTACGCCTGTGAAAGCAAAGTATTTTCGAATTGTATCGCTGGGTGCCCGACAGTTTGCACAACTTAGTTTTTCGGGAACGGCTCGACTAGCCGATTGGCAGAAGAAAACCAACAAGGACTTTGGCGTGATGGGCGTATCGAACGATCAGGAAGGAGCTGGCCAGGCTGCCATCAACCTGTCTTCAATTGTCGATGTCTCGTCATTTATGAATAAAGATGGAGTACTCATCTGGAACGCACCAGCGGGCAACTGGACAATCCTGCGACTAGGTTATACCCCCAATGGCGAGCTGAATCGCTCGGCACCGGATACAGGCATCGGACTGGAATGCGATAAATACAGTCAGGCAGCAATCGATTTTCATTTTAATAAAATGATGGAAAATCTTTTGCCAACCCTGAAGCCATTAACCCAGAAAGGAAAAGTTGGCCTGCTTATCGACAGCTACGAAGTAGGTATGCAGAACTGGACACCACAGTTTGACCAGGAGTTCAGGCAACGCAATGGCTATTCACTGCTCACTTATTTGCCAACGTTAACGGGACGTCTGGTTGGTACTATCGATACAACAGAGCGGTTTCTCTGGGATTTCCGTCGAACGCAGGCTGATTTGATGGCCGACAATTATTACGGACGATTCCGGGAGTTGTGCCACCAACAGGGAATCGTTGCTTATGCCGAGCCTTACGACCGTGGACCAATGGAAGAAATGCAGATTGGCGCACGGGTCGATGTAAACATGGGCGAATTCTGGAATGGTTTGTCATCGTTGTTTCAGAATAATCTGACCATGCGCCGGACAACCAAACTGGCTGCTTCTATTGCACACACCAACGGCAAACAGGTAGGAGGAGGCACGCCCGCCAACCCGCAAATTGTAGGGGCCGAAGCCTTCACGGGTGAACCGGAATCGTCGCGCTGGCAGGAGTATCCGTTTGCTATGAAAGCCCTGGGCGACAAGATGTTTACGCAGGGTTTAAACCGAATTATTTTTCACCGATACGCCCACCAGCCGCACCCAACTGCCTTACCCGGTATGACAATGGGCCCCTGGGGCATTCACTTCGACCGAACGACAACCTGGTGGAAACAAGGCCGGGCGTGGCTGGATTATCTGGCACGTTGTCAGAGCTTGTTGCAGCAGGGACTTTTCGTGGCCGATCTTGCCTATTTCACGGGCGAAGAAGGCAACGAATACACAAAGGTTGAACCGCATGAACTAACCCCAACGCCACCGGCACATGGGTATGATTATGACCTGATCAACGGCGAAACCCTTGTCAGACAGGCCAAAGTCGAAAACGGAAACCTTAGTCTGCCCGATGGCATGAGCTACCGGGTTCTGGTACTTCAGGATCATAAAGCGCTAAGTCTGGAACTATTGCGTAAGCTGCGGGGGCTGGTTAACAGTGGTTTAATGCTGATTGGTGCCAGACCGGCTACCTCACTAGGCCTCCGTGGACAGACAACCGGAAGTTCTGAATTCAGCCAGCTAGCTACTGAGATTTGGGGGTCCATAAACGGGACGACCGTTACCGAAAATAGACTGGGTAAAGGGCGGGTGTTCTGGGGGAAATCGGTTCAGGATGTACTCGAAACCTTAGAGGTGAACCCAGATGTCGAAGTAACCTCGCGCTCTGGTGATGCGCCTATTATGTGGATACATCGACGTATTGGTGATGCTCATATGTACTTCCTGTCGAATCAACGACGGACGAATGAAGAATTAGTCTGTACATTTCGAGTAGCTGGAAAACAACCCGAACTCTGGGATGCTACAACGGGTAAACTAACACCGATACCATTTTATGAAACAGTAGAACATGAAACCTGGTCGGGGAATTTTAAGCCCAGCCAAACTCGACTGCCGATTTCTCTTGAACCTGCTGGTTCCATATTTATTGTGTTTCGCTCTCCAGCTAAACAGAAATCATTAAAATCAATCAGTAGTGGAAACCAAACATTACTGACCACAAAACTATTTGAGACATTTGTTAGCAGTGTAGAGACTAAAGTAGCCAACAACTTTACCATTAGCCTTTGGGCGAAGCCAGAGCTGAACATCATGCTTTCGCCAACTGGGTTTATGCAGCACGTGAAAGACCCCTGGACAGACTATTACGCCATTTATCCATCTTCTGGGACAGTATTTGGAGCTGGTCATGCCGTTTGTGGACTAACTATCGGGCGGAATGGGGTGGCGGTTTGGGAGCGGACTACAGGTAAACCCGTTTTTCGAATGGCAGCAACAACGACCATTTCGGGTTGGAGTCATGTAGCTTTGGTTTACAAAAGTGGTATTCCATCAATATTTGTCAATGGCAAATTGATTCAGGAAGGCAAAAGTGGAGAAAATATTATCCATCCTTCTCCTTCATTCGGTAAAGCCTATCTAAACGATGGCGCATCGTTTTATAATGGAGATATGACATCGCCAGAATTGTTTCCCGAGGTATTGACCGATGACCGAATCCGGCAGTTAGCGGCTCAGCCAAAACTTCCGACCAGTTCACTACCCAAAGTAGAGATGGCGCAGCATGGAAAATCAGCGCTGCTTTTCTGGCAAAATGGCCAGTATGAGTTACAGGATAAGGCGGACCATGCTACGTCCCTGACTGTGTCTGGTATCAATTCGCCAACGGAACTGGCCGGCGACTGGCAGGTGAGTTTTCCGCCAAATATGGGTGCTCCTGAGCAAATTACGCTTTCTAAATTGATTCCTTTGAATACGCATTCGCAGGATGGTGTAAAATATTTTTCGGGCACAGCAACCTACGCTAAAACACTAACTATACCTGCTACGGCAAAAGCGAAAGGAAAGCAGTTGTTCCTGGATTTGGGTCAGGTGGAAGTGATTGCCAATGTGATCGTAAACGGCAAAGATTTGGGTACGCTCTGGAAACGTCCGTACCGAATCGATATCACTGATGCCGTGAACGTTGGGGCAAACAAGCTGGAAATTAAGGTGACGAACCTGTGGCCCAATCGCCTGATTGGCGATGAGCAGTTGCCTGATCCTGATAAGTTTACGCCCGGTGGCGGTGCGGGTGGATTTGTGAGCCTTAGCAATGGCGCCATTGTAGAATTGCCTGCCTGGTATAAAGAAGGTAAGCCTAAACCTGCCGACGGACGAGTGACCTTTACGACCTGGAAACACTACAACAAAGATTCTCCTTTGCTGGAATCGGGCCTGATTGGGCCAGTCGTTTTGCGTGTGGCAGAATTGAAATTGATTAGTTGA
- a CDS encoding carboxylesterase/lipase family protein, producing MKQTFLFFLTLLFSTAFSQSTIIKTANGQIEGTVNTAGDVRIFKGVPFGAPPVGNLRWKAPQPVANWTGVKKCQAFGPSPMQSKPAPFMYWSTEFLIPAEPISEDCLYLNVWTAAKSATEKRPVIVFIPGGGFRSGGGACPIYDGEAMAKKGVVFVNINYRLGVFGFLAHPELSQESGHKASGNYALMDMIAALRWVQKNIAALGGDPQNVTVAGQSAGAFAVNFLTASPLAKGLFQKAIAESGGSFVDSPIRPKLTLQGAEQQGVTFAKSLGAGSLAELRAKSADDILKATGGLSAPITDGYVVPESVMDIYKHGQQSDVPIIVGWNEDDRVSGPPAKAEVFREQVKKRFGDKADDYLKVYPAQTEDEAGQSQKASSRDEAFGIQDYTWARMQNKSGKAPVYVYNFNRKLPAGTPETQFGAFHSGEIVYAYNNLHTLHRPWEPVDQQLAESMSSYWVNFAKTGNPNGKNLPNWPAYKSTAENVLILDKTIQSRPLPTKPQLAFWEQYYGVGK from the coding sequence ATGAAACAAACCTTCCTCTTTTTCCTAACTCTCCTTTTCAGCACGGCCTTTAGTCAATCGACCATTATTAAAACCGCCAATGGGCAAATCGAAGGCACCGTTAACACAGCGGGCGATGTCCGAATCTTTAAAGGCGTTCCTTTTGGAGCCCCACCTGTCGGGAATCTGCGTTGGAAAGCGCCACAACCCGTTGCTAACTGGACTGGTGTCAAGAAATGTCAGGCGTTTGGGCCAAGTCCGATGCAGAGTAAACCTGCACCGTTTATGTACTGGTCAACAGAGTTTCTAATTCCTGCCGAACCCATTAGCGAAGATTGCCTGTACCTAAATGTCTGGACGGCGGCCAAATCGGCTACCGAAAAACGTCCGGTAATCGTCTTTATTCCGGGTGGAGGTTTTCGATCCGGGGGAGGAGCGTGCCCTATTTATGATGGAGAAGCTATGGCGAAGAAAGGCGTCGTGTTTGTCAATATCAACTACCGGCTCGGCGTTTTCGGCTTCCTGGCCCATCCCGAATTATCGCAGGAGTCGGGCCATAAGGCATCAGGGAATTATGCGTTGATGGATATGATCGCGGCCCTCCGCTGGGTTCAGAAAAATATTGCTGCACTAGGTGGCGATCCCCAAAACGTAACCGTTGCCGGGCAGTCGGCAGGTGCGTTTGCCGTTAATTTCCTGACCGCATCGCCGTTAGCCAAAGGGCTGTTTCAAAAGGCAATTGCCGAAAGTGGTGGCAGCTTCGTTGATAGTCCAATTCGGCCTAAATTGACCTTGCAGGGTGCAGAGCAACAGGGAGTTACGTTTGCAAAATCGTTGGGCGCTGGCTCCCTGGCAGAATTGCGGGCTAAATCAGCCGATGATATCCTTAAAGCAACGGGTGGACTAAGTGCACCCATTACGGATGGGTACGTAGTGCCGGAATCTGTTATGGATATCTATAAACATGGGCAGCAAAGCGATGTTCCAATCATCGTTGGCTGGAACGAAGATGATCGGGTCTCCGGCCCTCCCGCCAAAGCCGAGGTTTTTCGGGAGCAGGTAAAAAAGCGATTTGGCGATAAAGCTGACGATTATCTGAAAGTTTATCCTGCACAAACCGAAGACGAAGCTGGGCAATCACAGAAAGCCAGCAGCCGGGATGAAGCATTTGGTATTCAGGATTATACCTGGGCCAGAATGCAGAATAAATCCGGGAAGGCACCCGTTTATGTGTACAACTTTAATCGAAAACTACCGGCCGGTACACCCGAAACTCAATTTGGCGCATTTCATTCGGGCGAGATCGTGTATGCCTATAACAACCTGCACACACTGCACCGTCCCTGGGAGCCTGTCGATCAGCAACTGGCCGAGTCCATGTCGTCATACTGGGTGAATTTCGCCAAAACGGGTAATCCGAACGGGAAGAATCTGCCCAACTGGCCAGCCTACAAATCCACCGCCGAAAACGTACTGATTCTGGATAAAACCATTCAAAGCCGTCCATTACCCACGAAACCTCAACTGGCTTTCTGGGAGCAGTATTATGGAGTTGGGAAGTAA